One Rosa chinensis cultivar Old Blush chromosome 5, RchiOBHm-V2, whole genome shotgun sequence genomic region harbors:
- the LOC112165434 gene encoding deoxypodophyllotoxin synthase, translating to MGSMTLPKELPTINFSLQDLKPGSSSWASTCKQIRYALEEYGCFVALYQQVSPQLMDNIFGQSKDLFEVPLENKVKNTSEEPYRGYIGPNPLMPLYEGMAIDNVTSPQETQKFRDLMWPNGKTKFCEITDLFAKLLGDLENTVEKMLFESFGIPQEQYESLASSNSHLLRFLKYRTPEESDANIRFPSHTDKNFTTIVIQHDVGGLEVLTKDGDWISVESAPSQFLFMAGDGLQVWSNDRIKACQHRVKHCGDKTRYSLGMFTFNNGVFQVPKELVDDSHPLLYKLFDSRGFIRFYTTPEAKKSESPIKAYCGVKN from the exons ATGGGTTCCATGACACTTCCCAAAGAGCTTCCCACCATCAATTTCTCCCTCCAGGACTTGAAGCCTGGCTCAAGCTCCTgggcttccacctgcaaacaaATCCGCTATGCACTCGAAGAATACGGTTGCTTTGTGGCATTGTACCAACAAGTTTCCCCACAGCTTATGGACAATATCTTCGGCCAATCCAAGGATTTGTTCGAGGTTCCCCTCGAAAACAAAGTCAAGAACACCAGCGAGGAGCCTTACCGTGGCTATATCGGACCAAACCCGCTTATGCCGCTCTATGAAGGCATGGCCATTGACAACGTCACATCCCCACAAGAAACTCAAAAGTTCAGGGATCTCATGTGGCCTAACGGAAAGACCAAATTCTG CGAAATCACAGATCTATTTGCCAAGTTGCTCGGGGACTTGGAAAACACTGTGGAAAAGATGTTGTTCGAAAGCTTCGGGATACCCCAAGAGCAATATGAATCGTTGGCGAGTTCAAACAGTCATCTTCTTCGTTTTCTCAAGTACAGGACACCAGAAGAGAGTGACGCAAACATCAGGTTTCCGAGCCACACGGACAAGAACTTCACCACCATTGTTATTCAGCATGATGTCGGTGGCCTTGAGGTTCTGACTAAGGATGGTGATTGGATTAGTGTTGAGTCTGCACCTTCTCAGTTCCTCTTCATGGCTGGTGATGGACTTCAG GTATGGAGCAATGACAGAATAAAAGCATGCCAGCATCGAGTGAAGCACTGCGGAGACAAGACTCGATACTCGCTGGGAATGTTTACGTTTAACAATGGAGTATTCCAAGTGCCCAAAGAGTTAGTAGACGACAGCCACCCACTCCTCTACAAGCTGTTCGACAGTCGTGGTTTCATAAGATTTTACACCACACCGGAGGCTAAGAAGTCAGAGTCGCCCATCAAAGCGTACTGCGGTGTTAAAAACTAG
- the LOC112166636 gene encoding deoxypodophyllotoxin synthase, producing the protein MGSMTLPKELPTINFSLQDLKPGSSSWASTCKQVRYALEEYGCFVALYQQVSPQLMDNIFGQSKDLFEVPLENKVKNTSEEPYRGYIGPNPLMPLYEGMAIDNVTSPQETQKFRDLMWPNGKTKFCEITDLFAKLLGDLENTVEKMLFESFGIPQEQYESLASSNSHLLRFLKYRTPEESDANIRFPSHTDKNFTTIVVQHDVGGLEVLTKDGDWISVESAPSQFLFMAGDGLQVWSNDRIKACQHRVKHCGDKTRYSLGMFTFNNGVFQVPKELVDDSHPLLYKQFDSRGFIRFYTTPEAKKAESPIKAYCGVKN; encoded by the exons ATGGGTTCCATGACACTTCCCAAAGAGCTTCCCACCATCAATTTCTCCCTCCAGGACTTGAAGCCTGGCTCAAGCTCCTgggcttccacctgcaaacaaGTCCGCTATGCACTAGAAGAATACGGTTGCTTTGTGGCATTGTACCAACAAGTTTCCCCACAGCTTATGGACAATATCTTCGGCCAATCCAAGGATTTGTTCGAGGTTCCCCTCGAAAACAAAGTCAAGAACACCAGCGAGGAGCCTTACCGTGGCTATATCGGACCAAACCCGCTTATGCCGCTCTATGAAGGCATGGCCATTGACAACGTCACATCCCCACAAGAAACTCAAAAGTTCAGGGATCTCATGTGGCCTAACGGAAAGACCAAATTCTG CGAAATCACAGATCTATTTGCCAAGTTGCTCGGGGACTTGGAAAACACTGTGGAAAAGATGTTGTTCGAAAGCTTCGGGATACCCCAAGAGCAATATGAATCGTTGGCGAGTTCAAACAGTCATCTTCTTCGTTTTCTCAAGTATAGGACACCAGAAGAGAGTGACGCAAACATCAGGTTTCCGAGCCACACGGACAAGAACTTCACCACCATTGTTGTTCAGCATGATGTCGGTGGCCTCGAGGTTCTAACTAAGGATGGTGATTGGATTAGTGTTGAGTCTGCACCTTCTCAGTTCCTCTTCATGGCTGGTGATGGACTTCAG GTATGGAGCAATGACAGAATAAAAGCATGCCAGCATCGAGTGAAACACTGCGGAGACAAGACTCGATACTCGCTGGGAATGTTTACGTTTAACAATGGAGTATTCCAAGTGCCCAAAGAGTTAGTAGACGACAGCCACCCACTCCTCTACAAGCAGTTCGACAGCCGTGGTTTCATAAGATTTTACACCACACCGGAGGCTAAGAAGGCAGAGTCGCCCATCAAAGCGTACTGCGGAGTTAAAAACTAG